A portion of the Mesobacillus jeotgali genome contains these proteins:
- a CDS encoding aldo/keto reductase → MNYRQLGSTGIKVSEVGFGAWQLGNTRDWEGMEENQAITLVHEALEQGCNFFDTAPNYGGGNSESLLGKALTGRRGQAVINSKFGHHPDNTLNFDSQKIRSSIEGSLRRLKTDYLDSILLHNPPFEILTGSTGHFEVLESLKQEGKIRAYGASIDSAREMDELIQNTGSQVIEVMFNIFHQEPRKAFKNAAEKNVGLIVKVPLDSGWLSGKYDESSVFTDIRSRWDPNQLRKRSELLPVLKEMLDPGESLVQLALRYILHYPEVSTVIPGNKNLEQLIENLSAAEKRISAVKVKKLEEIWEEKLKAHPMGW, encoded by the coding sequence ATGAATTACAGGCAGCTTGGGAGCACAGGAATAAAGGTGTCGGAAGTTGGATTTGGTGCCTGGCAGCTCGGAAACACAAGGGACTGGGAAGGCATGGAGGAAAACCAGGCAATCACGCTGGTGCATGAAGCGCTGGAACAGGGCTGCAATTTCTTTGATACCGCCCCGAATTATGGTGGTGGAAATAGTGAGTCATTGCTTGGGAAAGCTCTAACAGGAAGAAGGGGCCAGGCGGTGATTAACAGCAAGTTTGGACATCACCCGGATAACACCCTTAATTTCGATTCACAGAAAATCCGCAGTTCAATAGAAGGCAGCTTACGCCGGCTTAAAACGGATTATCTGGATTCAATCTTATTGCATAATCCTCCTTTTGAAATTCTGACTGGCAGCACAGGTCATTTTGAGGTATTGGAATCCCTTAAACAAGAAGGTAAGATCCGGGCTTACGGAGCTTCAATCGACTCCGCGAGAGAGATGGATGAGCTGATACAGAATACCGGAAGCCAGGTTATTGAGGTAATGTTCAACATTTTTCATCAGGAGCCAAGAAAAGCCTTCAAGAATGCAGCAGAAAAAAATGTCGGACTGATTGTAAAAGTCCCGCTTGATTCTGGGTGGCTATCAGGCAAATATGATGAAAGCAGTGTGTTTACAGATATCAGGAGCCGTTGGGACCCGAATCAGCTCAGGAAAAGATCAGAGCTCCTGCCTGTTCTTAAAGAAATGCTTGACCCTGGTGAATCGTTGGTACAGTTGGCCTTAAGGTATATTCTTCATTATCCGGAGGTTTCTACAGTCATTCCTGGAAATAAGAATCTCGAGCAGCTGATCGAGAATTTATCTGCTGCAGAAAAAAGAATTTCAGCGGTAAAAGTGAAGAAGTTGGAGGAGATATGGGAAGAAAAGCTGAAAGCCCA
- a CDS encoding MATE family efflux transporter encodes MTLQKNNSLPKQIGLLALTWPIFIELFLHMLMGSTDTFMLSHISDNAVAAVGVANQLVFFMILVFGFVATGTAVLVSQNLGAGLQVDARKISGLSLSLNFIFGVLISVIVVGFNDLFLQMFNLTPEIHRLAQQYLTIVGGTLFTQALLVTASAVLRANGLTKEAMVISIVMNIIHLAGNSLFIYGLFGVPELGVQGVAISTAISRAIAVILIFRLLYRRLPMRIAIEDYLNFNKVFIKKILKIGVPSAGENVVYNTSQMAITVIIGLLGAMALTTRVYTFNIMSFMMLFGIAIGQGTQILIGYKVGAREFDKAYHQLLKSLKLSIIITMAITVVIVAFREPILGIFTANKEIIREGSKVLLLCLILEPGRTFNIVVISSLRAAGDAVFPVKMAFVSMWGISIPLAYILGIKMGFGLSGIWIAFIVDEWFRGIIMYIRWKSRVWEKKVLVDDRVQTV; translated from the coding sequence ATGACTTTACAGAAAAACAACAGTCTGCCTAAACAGATTGGCTTATTAGCACTTACCTGGCCGATTTTTATAGAATTATTTTTGCATATGTTAATGGGCAGCACGGATACTTTCATGCTTTCCCATATTTCAGATAATGCTGTTGCAGCAGTAGGCGTAGCCAATCAGCTCGTATTTTTCATGATTCTCGTTTTTGGTTTCGTTGCAACGGGGACAGCAGTGCTGGTTTCACAGAACCTTGGAGCTGGACTTCAAGTGGATGCAAGGAAGATTTCTGGTCTCTCACTATCTCTTAATTTTATTTTCGGAGTATTGATCAGTGTAATTGTTGTCGGTTTCAATGATTTATTTTTACAAATGTTCAATCTCACTCCCGAAATCCACCGCTTGGCTCAGCAGTATTTGACCATTGTCGGGGGAACACTTTTTACACAGGCCCTCCTTGTCACTGCTTCAGCAGTCCTAAGGGCAAATGGGTTAACAAAAGAGGCGATGGTAATTTCGATTGTCATGAATATTATCCACCTTGCCGGAAACAGTTTATTTATTTACGGCCTATTCGGTGTTCCGGAACTGGGTGTTCAGGGTGTGGCGATTTCGACAGCGATATCACGTGCCATCGCAGTGATTCTAATATTCAGATTGCTATACCGCAGGCTGCCTATGAGAATTGCAATAGAGGATTACCTAAACTTCAATAAGGTCTTTATTAAAAAAATCTTGAAGATTGGCGTTCCCTCGGCCGGAGAAAATGTGGTTTACAACACCAGCCAGATGGCGATCACCGTCATTATTGGTTTGCTCGGGGCTATGGCACTGACAACAAGGGTATACACATTTAACATCATGTCCTTCATGATGCTTTTCGGAATAGCGATTGGACAGGGCACGCAAATACTGATTGGATACAAGGTAGGGGCCAGAGAGTTTGATAAAGCTTACCATCAGCTATTGAAAAGCTTGAAACTTAGCATCATCATCACGATGGCGATCACTGTGGTTATCGTTGCATTCAGAGAACCTATACTAGGGATCTTTACCGCTAATAAGGAGATCATCAGGGAAGGAAGCAAGGTTCTGCTCCTTTGCTTGATCCTTGAACCAGGCCGAACCTTCAATATAGTCGTAATCAGTTCTCTCCGTGCAGCAGGAGATGCAGTATTCCCCGTGAAAATGGCCTTTGTCTCGATGTGGGGAATCAGTATCCCGCTTGCTTATATTCTGGGAATTAAAATGGGCTTTGGACTGTCAGGCATCTGGATTGCCTTTATCGTTGATGAATGGTTCAGAGGAATCATCATGTATATCAGATGGAAAAGCAGAGTTTGGGAGAAAAAGGTCCTGGTTGATGATAGGGTTCAAACAGTATGA